The Synechocystis sp. PCC 7509 genome includes a window with the following:
- a CDS encoding tetratricopeptide repeat protein, giving the protein MIETSGQTHLIAAVVVAASLIALAFFVWEGITMASLYDRGVKLYQKKDYKSAESVFVNVLSRHPSNDIARLLLGESLMGQNKIEEAVTQFTTLIARAPKNAEAQVRLATAFMKLEKLPEATLSLEKAQNLFKSQRNEQKSEQIEQLLQSISANKNI; this is encoded by the coding sequence ATGATTGAAACCTCTGGACAAACTCATCTAATTGCGGCGGTTGTCGTTGCTGCGAGCTTGATTGCACTTGCTTTTTTTGTGTGGGAAGGAATAACAATGGCTTCTCTGTACGATCGCGGTGTCAAGTTGTACCAAAAAAAAGACTATAAAAGTGCGGAGTCTGTTTTTGTCAACGTGCTTTCTAGACATCCTAGTAACGATATTGCTCGTCTGCTGTTAGGCGAATCGTTAATGGGGCAAAATAAAATAGAGGAGGCGGTGACTCAGTTTACAACGTTGATTGCTCGCGCTCCCAAAAATGCTGAGGCTCAAGTTAGATTAGCAACGGCTTTTATGAAGTTAGAAAAGTTACCAGAAGCAACGCTATCTCTAGAAAAAGCCCAAAATTTATTTAAGTCCCAACGCAACGAGCAAAAATCTGAGCAAATCGAGCAGTTATTGCAGAGCATTTCTGCTAATAAAAATATCTAA